A stretch of the Saccharolobus caldissimus genome encodes the following:
- a CDS encoding thiolase family protein, with protein sequence MADVFITGFGEYLEKESNLSFFEILTNAYLEALKIANIESDEIDGLVFTTTTGTIEDPPLRNLLLDQVANFLGLKNLRYMDIVDYGGASFNGMIYRAYRAIKDGYANAILVLGGGKGTIRKKISKTSLITRYHSNFLNVKELTPTSDYAMVALRYSYEYNVSDESRALIAVRERSNATLNPNALFKSPISVDDVIKSPIVSYPLRLLECVMPIDGFSAYILTSESKSKKSEITPIKILGFGEAHDPRLIMEKENILDTPIPVSSKIALERANVSLSDIDLFMLYDAYTIMVLLEIEGIGLAEKGKGWKFVEENDFSPSSTYPINTNGGTLNVGQPAYMSGGVILTEALRQLSGLAGHRQVKDIRYALVNGIGGILNHSTTLILGV encoded by the coding sequence ATGGCAGATGTCTTCATAACAGGTTTTGGAGAATATTTAGAAAAAGAGTCTAATCTCTCATTTTTTGAGATATTAACTAACGCCTACTTAGAGGCTTTAAAGATAGCAAACATAGAATCTGATGAAATTGATGGATTAGTATTCACTACCACTACTGGAACAATAGAAGATCCGCCATTAAGGAACTTATTATTAGATCAAGTTGCTAACTTTTTGGGATTAAAAAATCTAAGATACATGGATATAGTAGACTATGGAGGAGCATCATTTAACGGTATGATATATAGGGCATATAGAGCTATTAAAGATGGGTACGCAAATGCGATTTTAGTTTTAGGTGGAGGTAAAGGGACTATAAGGAAAAAAATTTCTAAGACAAGTCTAATTACTAGGTATCATTCAAATTTCCTTAACGTTAAAGAATTAACACCTACAAGTGATTACGCAATGGTAGCTTTACGATATTCTTATGAATATAATGTATCTGACGAAAGTAGAGCATTAATAGCAGTTAGAGAAAGAAGTAATGCAACTTTAAATCCTAACGCCTTATTTAAATCTCCAATAAGTGTAGATGACGTAATAAAATCCCCTATTGTTAGCTACCCGTTAAGATTATTAGAGTGTGTAATGCCAATTGATGGATTTTCTGCTTACATACTTACTTCAGAATCTAAATCTAAGAAAAGCGAAATAACGCCTATTAAAATATTAGGATTTGGAGAAGCCCACGATCCACGATTAATAATGGAAAAGGAAAATATACTAGATACCCCAATTCCCGTAAGTTCTAAAATTGCCTTAGAAAGAGCTAACGTATCCCTTAGTGATATTGATTTATTTATGTTATATGACGCTTATACAATTATGGTTTTGCTTGAAATAGAGGGGATAGGGTTAGCGGAGAAGGGTAAGGGATGGAAATTCGTAGAAGAGAACGATTTCTCACCTTCATCTACGTATCCAATAAACACTAATGGAGGAACCTTAAATGTAGGGCAGCCAGCTTATATGAGTGGTGGTGTGATACTAACGGAAGCCTTAAGGCAATTATCTGGATTAGCTGGGCATAGACAAGTTAAAGACATTAGATACGCGTTAGTAAATGGAATAGGGGGAATTTTAAATCATTCAACTACTTTAATATTAGGTGTCTAA
- a CDS encoding CaiB/BaiF CoA transferase family protein — protein sequence MLKGIKVLELGNNISAPLVGQILADLGSEVIKVEPLTGDERRKIKPEINGVGVYFASTNRGKKSIAINLKSDEGYNIFKRLVADANVLITNYRPSALKRLKIDYENVLKMNSKIIYCSITGFGNYSPEAEKPAYDAVILALSGLMDMTGEENGPPVKFATSISDITTALLATIAILAALHRGGPEFIDVPMLQSQFYLTLEDAYMYLNTGLIPKRMGSSHRYVVPYQVFKTSDGYIFVGVFTDKQYSNLCKALNREDLLKFDTLSKRLENREYISNELQKIFISNSREYWVDLLTKYDIPVAPVLNLGEAFNKYGKELVYEISGIKYIEFPINFEKYSKDNYKLKAPRLGEHTKEILLKLGFNEMEIKELADRNIIFMQNN from the coding sequence ATGCTAAAGGGTATAAAGGTTCTAGAGCTAGGAAATAATATTTCTGCTCCCTTAGTAGGACAGATTCTCGCTGATTTAGGTTCTGAGGTAATTAAGGTTGAGCCACTAACTGGAGACGAAAGAAGGAAAATTAAACCAGAAATTAATGGAGTAGGTGTTTATTTCGCTAGTACAAATAGGGGTAAAAAAAGTATTGCTATCAATTTAAAGTCTGATGAAGGCTATAATATTTTTAAAAGATTAGTAGCCGATGCTAACGTTTTAATTACAAATTATAGACCGTCAGCACTAAAAAGACTTAAGATAGATTATGAAAATGTATTAAAAATGAATTCAAAAATTATCTATTGTTCTATAACTGGTTTTGGAAATTATAGTCCAGAGGCAGAAAAACCCGCATATGATGCAGTAATTCTCGCACTAAGCGGTTTAATGGATATGACTGGTGAAGAAAATGGCCCACCAGTAAAATTTGCTACTTCAATTTCCGATATAACTACAGCACTATTAGCTACTATTGCAATACTTGCAGCGTTACATCGTGGTGGTCCAGAATTCATAGATGTGCCAATGTTACAATCTCAATTCTATCTAACATTGGAGGATGCATATATGTATTTAAATACGGGTTTAATACCTAAAAGAATGGGTTCCTCGCATAGGTATGTAGTTCCATACCAAGTATTTAAGACGTCAGATGGCTATATTTTTGTTGGAGTGTTCACTGATAAACAGTATAGTAACTTATGTAAAGCGTTAAATAGAGAGGATTTATTGAAATTTGATACATTATCAAAGAGATTAGAGAACAGAGAGTACATATCTAATGAATTACAGAAAATTTTCATTTCAAATAGCAGAGAATATTGGGTAGATCTTTTAACTAAATATGACATTCCAGTAGCTCCAGTACTAAATTTAGGCGAGGCATTTAATAAATATGGTAAAGAACTTGTATATGAGATTAGTGGAATTAAATATATAGAATTTCCAATAAATTTTGAGAAATACTCTAAGGATAATTATAAATTAAAGGCGCCTAGATTAGGTGAACATACTAAGGAAATTTTGCTAAAACTGGGATTTAATGAAATGGAAATAAAAGAACTTGCTGATAGAAATATAATATTTATGCAGAATAATTGA
- a CDS encoding MFS transporter: MSYERSVDTYIARVDRLPAWGLSYSLIAALAFSFFITIYDAAGAQGIILPYIPYVTNLTEASIYVSLALAGYIPGAILIGYLADKFGRRPMLITTVAILAISGIGIALTINLPMLYVFRFLLGVGIGADIDLTMTYLSEMSPSIKRGLYVNWAFFGGWLGSGIGAIIAASLVAINPVIGWRLVYGITGVLALVALVLRAHAPESVRFLAKKGKFDEAEKLLERMEKLSMKRAKVNSLPQPKTMSYVLSDINPWKMLAHKTYLKRLVVLLLLWITIYIATYTYLGLYPTFLHSVLGYSGSLLNTANFLFAYAGLAAPIAALATRLVIERFDKRKIIAIAAVGWSLGIILATLAASSKNFPIMLIGFVIWVISNSFTYQASYLVTAESFPNAARATGFALTDGLGHLGGVIGPLIIFPLILMTGPIWGWELIHFEMIVLGIIVLLTIPFTTKRRLEEFNEASIQDKT; encoded by the coding sequence ATGTCATATGAAAGAAGTGTAGATACATATATTGCTAGAGTAGATAGATTACCTGCTTGGGGTCTAAGTTATAGCCTAATAGCTGCCTTAGCTTTTAGCTTTTTCATTACGATTTATGATGCAGCTGGAGCTCAAGGTATAATATTGCCTTATATTCCATATGTAACCAATCTTACCGAGGCATCTATTTATGTTTCGTTAGCTCTTGCAGGATATATTCCTGGAGCTATTCTGATAGGCTACTTAGCAGATAAATTTGGGCGTAGACCAATGCTTATTACAACAGTTGCGATATTAGCTATTAGCGGGATAGGAATTGCACTTACTATAAATTTGCCTATGCTTTACGTGTTTAGGTTTCTTTTAGGAGTAGGCATAGGCGCTGATATAGACCTAACCATGACTTATCTCTCTGAAATGTCCCCATCAATAAAAAGAGGACTTTACGTAAATTGGGCTTTCTTTGGAGGATGGTTAGGTTCTGGAATAGGAGCTATAATAGCAGCATCGCTAGTTGCGATAAATCCAGTAATAGGTTGGAGATTGGTTTATGGAATTACAGGAGTCTTAGCACTAGTGGCCTTAGTGTTAAGAGCTCACGCACCTGAAAGCGTTAGGTTTTTAGCTAAAAAGGGAAAATTTGATGAAGCTGAAAAATTACTTGAAAGAATGGAAAAGCTTTCTATGAAAAGAGCTAAGGTCAATTCTTTACCTCAACCTAAAACTATGAGCTATGTTCTTTCTGACATTAATCCATGGAAGATGTTAGCTCATAAAACGTATCTAAAAAGGTTAGTAGTATTACTTCTCCTTTGGATCACCATTTACATAGCTACTTATACTTATTTAGGTCTATATCCAACTTTCCTTCATTCAGTACTTGGATATTCTGGGAGTCTTTTAAATACAGCTAACTTTTTGTTTGCATATGCTGGACTAGCTGCTCCGATAGCAGCCTTGGCAACTAGATTAGTAATTGAAAGATTCGATAAAAGGAAAATAATAGCAATAGCTGCAGTAGGATGGAGTTTAGGCATAATATTAGCAACTTTGGCCGCATCATCTAAGAATTTTCCCATAATGCTCATTGGTTTTGTTATATGGGTTATTTCTAATAGTTTTACATACCAGGCCAGTTATCTAGTCACTGCTGAATCTTTTCCTAATGCGGCGAGAGCGACGGGGTTTGCTCTAACAGATGGATTAGGTCATTTAGGAGGAGTTATAGGACCTTTAATAATATTTCCCTTAATCTTAATGACAGGGCCAATATGGGGATGGGAATTAATTCATTTTGAAATGATAGTATTAGGAATAATTGTATTATTAACAATACCATTCACTACAAAAAGGAGATTAGAAGAATTTAACGAAGCCTCCATACAAGATAAAACTTAA
- a CDS encoding acyl-CoA dehydrogenase family protein, producing the protein MILNIEIREELELIINSLKELLDREWAIFGSKKHNVDSSKINELFNKIKELGIYQYLNQANPVDAYLINEILGQYLVPSIVAFTSMASKAILGEEGKEIIEKGYAISVGSNIVPDIDKADIVLTPYGIAFTKEISASEVKSPDPSVRLFNIAKANWKKADIDFNSIKLIASSQMIGHAMACLNKTIDYAKNRVAFGKPIGSYQAVKHKIVDDAVNLELARSLYLSQRTNLTPDRVFNYAFKVSLKAIFDSIQLHGGIGFTTDLDLHLHLKRLLLLYKILQ; encoded by the coding sequence ATGATTCTAAATATCGAGATAAGGGAAGAATTAGAACTTATAATTAATTCTCTTAAAGAGTTATTAGATAGGGAATGGGCTATTTTCGGATCAAAAAAACATAATGTAGATTCATCAAAAATTAATGAGTTATTTAATAAAATTAAAGAATTAGGTATTTACCAATACCTAAATCAAGCAAATCCAGTAGACGCATATCTAATTAACGAGATATTAGGTCAGTATTTAGTTCCATCTATTGTAGCTTTTACCAGTATGGCATCTAAAGCCATTCTAGGAGAAGAAGGTAAAGAAATAATTGAAAAGGGCTATGCTATTAGCGTGGGATCTAATATAGTCCCAGACATTGATAAAGCAGACATAGTATTAACACCATATGGAATTGCCTTTACGAAAGAAATTTCAGCTTCGGAGGTTAAATCTCCAGATCCTTCAGTAAGACTATTTAATATTGCTAAAGCTAACTGGAAGAAGGCTGACATAGACTTTAATAGTATAAAATTAATCGCATCATCACAAATGATAGGTCATGCTATGGCATGTTTAAATAAAACCATAGATTATGCTAAAAACAGAGTTGCATTCGGAAAACCAATAGGCTCCTATCAAGCAGTAAAACATAAGATAGTTGATGACGCAGTGAACTTAGAACTTGCGAGATCATTATATTTATCCCAAAGAACTAACCTGACTCCAGATAGAGTGTTTAATTACGCTTTTAAGGTATCTTTAAAAGCTATATTTGATTCCATACAATTACATGGAGGGATAGGATTTACTACCGATCTAGATTTGCACTTACACTTAAAAAGATTATTGCTACTATATAAAATTTTACAATAA
- a CDS encoding acyl-CoA dehydrogenase family protein, with protein MSEEEFRRNLREWIKNNAPPSLAGKRILFDTVEFDNYEELRAWQRKLYEAGYLGITWPKEYGGQGLDPIYEAIAYEEFIRAGLPYGRSLGSIGLMVVAPAILNHGNEEQKRKYLPRILRAEDIWCQGFSEPSAGSDLASIKTRAEEKGEYFIINGQKIWSSYAHLANYMILLARTGEDRYRGLTMFIVDMKQEGIKVSPIQQITGKSEFNSIYLQNVIVPKSNIIGSIGDGWKVAMTVLNHERFAVGITLLFSAKISLEYLKERAKIKGISLDIEELEDKIEGLYSFYERLLNKLRKGDIIESESAILKLVASELLQSVYELAVIKFDLNEIMNEKWYIGMLSSRGRTIAAGTSEILRNLIGERILKLPK; from the coding sequence ATAAGTGAAGAAGAGTTTAGAAGGAATTTACGAGAATGGATCAAAAATAATGCTCCACCTTCTCTTGCCGGCAAAAGAATCCTATTTGATACAGTAGAATTTGATAATTATGAAGAATTAAGGGCTTGGCAGAGAAAGCTATATGAAGCTGGATATTTAGGAATTACATGGCCTAAAGAGTATGGAGGACAAGGATTAGATCCTATTTATGAGGCTATAGCTTATGAAGAATTTATAAGAGCTGGTCTTCCATATGGAAGAAGTCTGGGATCTATAGGTTTAATGGTAGTAGCCCCAGCTATTTTAAATCACGGAAATGAGGAGCAAAAGAGGAAATACTTACCTAGAATATTAAGAGCTGAAGACATTTGGTGTCAAGGTTTCTCTGAACCGTCTGCAGGTAGTGATTTAGCCTCAATCAAAACAAGAGCCGAGGAAAAAGGAGAATATTTTATCATTAACGGCCAAAAAATTTGGAGTAGTTACGCACATTTAGCCAATTATATGATTCTTTTAGCGAGAACGGGTGAGGATAGATATAGAGGTTTGACTATGTTTATAGTTGACATGAAACAAGAAGGAATAAAGGTTTCTCCAATACAGCAAATAACGGGTAAAAGCGAATTTAATAGTATATATCTTCAAAACGTTATTGTACCTAAAAGTAATATAATAGGTAGTATAGGAGATGGATGGAAGGTTGCCATGACTGTTCTAAATCATGAAAGATTCGCAGTAGGTATCACATTGTTATTCTCGGCTAAAATTTCACTGGAATACCTTAAAGAAAGGGCAAAGATTAAAGGAATTTCCCTAGATATAGAAGAATTAGAAGATAAAATTGAGGGATTATATTCATTTTACGAAAGATTATTGAATAAATTAAGGAAGGGCGATATAATTGAAAGCGAAAGCGCCATATTAAAATTGGTTGCGTCAGAACTTCTTCAAAGCGTTTACGAATTAGCAGTTATTAAGTTTGATTTAAATGAAATTATGAATGAGAAATGGTATATAGGCATGTTATCATCTAGAGGTAGAACAATAGCAGCAGGAACTTCGGAAATATTAAGAAATTTAATAGGAGAGAGAATTCTAAAACTTCCAAAATAA
- a CDS encoding Zn-ribbon domain-containing OB-fold protein, which translates to MEKLSILLEKYNEVYNEGYFPAIKCKNCGYTTQVLRNRCIRCNSDDLEIIKISHGKIYSYTIINRGLDEVTAVVIVDADGVKVKGNYMGDQNYLKIGNLVKSIKSENKSVFVPLSQ; encoded by the coding sequence ATGGAAAAATTATCAATTTTACTAGAAAAATATAATGAAGTGTATAATGAAGGATATTTCCCAGCAATAAAATGCAAAAATTGCGGTTATACCACACAAGTCCTTAGAAATAGATGTATTAGATGTAACTCAGATGACTTAGAAATTATAAAAATATCTCATGGAAAAATTTATTCGTATACAATTATAAATAGAGGATTGGATGAAGTTACTGCAGTAGTTATAGTTGACGCAGATGGTGTGAAAGTTAAGGGCAATTATATGGGAGATCAAAATTATCTTAAAATAGGAAATTTAGTAAAATCAATTAAAAGTGAAAATAAATCAGTATTTGTACCATTATCACAATAA